A DNA window from Primulina tabacum isolate GXHZ01 chromosome 12, ASM2559414v2, whole genome shotgun sequence contains the following coding sequences:
- the LOC142520071 gene encoding uncharacterized protein LOC142520071, which translates to MSRTPPFRFHPKCAAINITHLAYADDLLLLSHGDVSSVSMIMHCLDQFGDMAGLRINALKSNIYTASMADSVRHEILMITGFADGSLSFRYLGVPLAGARLKAADYSILVDSIARRINAWPRNSLSYAGKIELIRSVVQGMECFWLSILPVPSCVIDSIQSICRKFVWPTKHPPIAWTSVCKPLEDGGLGLKDLKAWNKALLAKTLWKIHLKKDSLWIKWVQHFYRSSSDIWSLEVHKQDSPLLKKLLHLRDLLIGGFGTKEIAQDKICSWFASHHGMSRAYEYFVQSKGKWPWKIILSRHCILPKHRIILWLLAHQKLLTRDRMGFVEDKICMLCNEVDESNSHLFFKCRFSKKIWDGVRHWLDMKKIMATPTSVLKAFRETYRGKSTLDKMRVTALAATVYNVWNLRNRVLFEGEKPKIEDSIRKIQIHTYRCVPNMIDIIS; encoded by the coding sequence ATGTCTAGAACTCCCCCTTTCAGGTTCCACCCGAAATGTGCCGCCATCAATATCACGCACTTGGCATATGCTGATGACTTGCTATTATTATCTCATGGTGACGTGTCTAGTGTTTCTATGATCATGCATTGCTTGGATCAGTTTGGGGATATGGCTGGCCTCAGAATTAATGCACTAAAATCCAATATTTATACGGCTAGTATGGCTGATAGCGTGAGGCACGAGATATTGATGATAACTGGCTTTGCTGATGGGTCATTGTCATTCAGATATCTAGGGGTTCCATTGGCGGGTGCACGACTCAAAGCAGCAGATTATAGCATTCTTGTTGACAGCATTGCGAGGAGAATTAATGCTTGGCCCAGGAACTCTTTATCTTATGCAGGGAAAATAGAACTAATTCGATCAGTGGTTCAAGGAATGGAATGTTTCTGGCTATCCATACTACCTGTTCCGTCCTGTGTGATTGACTCCATTCAATCAATTTGCCGGAAGTTTGTTTGGCCAACAAAGCACCCGCCTATTGCATGGACTTCAGTTTGCAAGCCTTTGGAGGATGGAGGATTGGGTCTTAAGGATCTCAAGGCGTGGAACAAAGCTTTACTTGCAAAAACGCTGTGGAAAATCCACCTCAAGAAAGATAGCCTCTGGATTAAATGGGTTCAACACTTCTATCGCAGTTCAAGTGACATTTGGAGTTTGGAGGTGCATAAACAAGACTCGCCACTACTCAAAAAACTACTCCATCTTCGTGACTTGCTCATAGGTGGTTTCGGTACAAAGGAAATAGCCCAAGATAAAATCTGTTCTTGGTTTGCTTCACATCATGGTATGTCTAGGGCATATGAATATTTCGTGCAATCTAAAGGGAAGTGGCCTTGGAAGATCATCTTGTCTCGACATTGCATCTTGCCAAAGCACCGAATCATTTTATGGTTGCTAGCCCATCAAAAACTTCTAACGCGTGACCGAATGGGATTTGTGGAAGACAAGATATGTATGCTGTGCAATGAAGTTGATGAATCAAACTCACATCTTTTCTTCAAATGTCGTTTTTCAAAGAAAATCTGGGATGGGGTTCGACATTGGTTAGATATGAAGAAGATCATGGCCACGCCAACCTCTGTCCTCAAAGCGTTTAGAGAAACGTACAGAGGTAAGTCTACTTTAGACAAAATGAGAGTCACAGCCCTTGCAGCCACGGTATACAATGTTTGGAACTTAAGGAATCGAGTGCTTTTTGAGGGAGAAAAACCGAAGATCGAAGATTCCATTAGGAAAATTCAGATTCACACCTACAGATGTGTACCGAATATGATTGATATAATTTCTTAA